Proteins from a single region of Urocitellus parryii isolate mUroPar1 chromosome 4, mUroPar1.hap1, whole genome shotgun sequence:
- the Naa40 gene encoding N-alpha-acetyltransferase 40, whose amino-acid sequence MGRKSSKAKEKKQKRLEERAAMDAVCAKVDAANRLGDPLEAFPVFKKYDRNGLNVSIECKRVSGLEPATVDWAFDLTKTNMQTMYEQSEWGWKDREKREEMTDDRAWYLIAWENSSVPVAFSHFRFDVECGDEVLYCYEVQLESKVRRKGLGKFLIQILQLMANSTQMKKVMLTVFKHNHGAYQFFREALQFEIDDSSPSMSGCCGEDCSYEILSRRTKFGDSQHSHAGGHCGGCCH is encoded by the exons ATGGGG AGAAAGTCAAGCAAAGCAAAGGAGAAGAAGCAGAAGCGGCTGGAGGAGCGTGCAGCCATGGATGCTGTCTGTGCCAAAGTGGATGCCGCCAACAGG CTTGGAGACCCTCTGGAGGCTTTCCCGGTGTTCAAGAAATATGACCGGAATGG GTTGAATGTCTCCATTGAATGTAAGCGGGTGTCTGGACTGGAGCCAGCCACCGTGGACTGGGCGTTTGACCTGACCAAAACGAATATGCAAACCAT GTATGAGCAGAGCGAGTGGGGCTGGAAAGACCGAGAGAAACGGGAGGAAATGACTGACGACCGAGCGTGGTATCTCATTGCTTGGGAGAACAGTTCTGTGCCTGTTGCCTTTTCTCACTTCCGATTTGACGTGGAGTGCGGGGATGAAGTCCTGTACTG CTATGAAGTGCAGTTGGAGAGCAAAGTGCGGCGGAAAGGCCTGGGGAAGTTCCTCATACAGATCCTGCAGCTTATGGCCAACAG TACACAGATGAAGAAGGTGATGCTAACAGTATTTAAACACAATCACGGTGCCTACCAGTTCTTCCGAGAAGCACTACA ATTTGAAATTGATGACTCTTCTCCCAGCATGTCTGGCTGCTGTGGGGAAGACTGCTCCTATGAGATCCTGAGCCGGAGAACCAAGTTTGGGGACAGCCAGCACTCCCACGCAGGTGGGCACTGTGGCGGCTGCTGTCACTGA